One segment of Candidatus Melainabacteria bacterium DNA contains the following:
- a CDS encoding RidA family protein translates to MSQNNRGAGRTAIIIEEGKAPGPLGAYSHAVKAGGLVFLAGQGARDATTGKEAGVKLAENGTVLSYEIEVQTRAVIENMIVVLKAAGCDITDIVDVTVFLKDMKDFAKYNTVYKEYFSFENPPARTTVAVADLPGNNFIEIKAIAVQPH, encoded by the coding sequence ATGAGCCAAAACAATCGTGGCGCAGGTCGCACTGCAATCATTATCGAAGAAGGCAAAGCACCAGGCCCGCTTGGAGCTTATTCGCATGCAGTCAAAGCCGGCGGGCTTGTTTTCCTGGCTGGACAGGGAGCCCGCGATGCGACTACCGGCAAAGAAGCTGGCGTTAAGCTTGCTGAAAATGGCACTGTGCTCTCGTACGAAATTGAAGTACAAACCAGAGCAGTGATTGAAAATATGATCGTTGTGCTCAAAGCAGCCGGATGCGACATCACAGATATCGTCGATGTGACCGTCTTTCTGAAGGATATGAAAGACTTTGCAAAATACAACACAGTCTACAAAGAGTATTTTTCATTTGAGAATCCGCCAGCTCGAACAACAGTAGCGGTGGCGGATCTACCGGGAAACAATTTCATTGAAATCAAAGCAATCGCAGTGCAGCCTCACTAG
- a CDS encoding aldehyde dehydrogenase has protein sequence MTTEVRTKTLQLNHFIGGEFTKASGGETFDTINPATNEVIAKVALGTADDIDKAAKVARKAFETGPWARMSIRERCDILRKIGDLILAKKETLARAESMDAGKPISESLEGDIPRSAYNFHFFADFAQSASEDLYTVGEYERHLAVREPLGVCGLITPWNLPLYLATWKIAPCLAMGNSCILKPAEWTPYTATLFAEIVQEAGLPDGVFNVVHGFGANGAGEALTRHPLVDSISFTGETSTGRAIMAAGAQTLKKLSFELGGKGANIIFADANIDDALATSVRAAFRNQGEICLAGSRLFVQDTIYSEFVERLVEKVKQIKVGDPLDPQTQMGALISKEHLKKVESYLEIGKKEGKLMTGGHRISELPNGNFLAPSVFTDLPFDSRFCQEEIFGPAVPVIPFNSEDQVIEMTNSTPYGLSASVWSQDIDRCHRVATKLRSGMVWVNCWFVRELRAPFGGQKSSGLGREGGRYSLDFFSQTKTITYKYRNK, from the coding sequence ATGACTACCGAAGTGCGAACAAAAACATTGCAACTCAATCACTTCATAGGTGGCGAGTTCACTAAAGCCTCGGGTGGAGAAACTTTTGACACCATAAATCCAGCTACAAATGAAGTTATAGCAAAAGTTGCCCTCGGCACCGCGGATGATATCGACAAAGCTGCGAAGGTGGCACGCAAGGCCTTCGAGACTGGACCCTGGGCGCGCATGTCTATTCGAGAACGCTGTGACATATTGAGAAAAATTGGCGACTTGATTCTCGCGAAGAAAGAGACTCTGGCCCGCGCCGAATCAATGGACGCCGGAAAACCAATCAGCGAAAGTTTAGAGGGAGACATTCCCCGCTCTGCTTACAATTTCCACTTCTTCGCAGACTTCGCTCAATCGGCAAGCGAGGATCTGTATACGGTGGGAGAGTATGAAAGACATCTGGCGGTGCGCGAACCGCTGGGCGTCTGCGGACTAATCACTCCATGGAATTTGCCACTCTATCTAGCCACGTGGAAAATTGCACCGTGTCTGGCCATGGGTAATTCATGCATTCTCAAACCAGCTGAGTGGACACCCTATACAGCAACATTATTTGCAGAGATCGTGCAAGAAGCAGGATTGCCAGATGGTGTATTCAACGTTGTGCACGGATTTGGTGCTAATGGCGCAGGTGAGGCCTTAACTCGACATCCACTGGTCGACAGCATCTCCTTTACAGGCGAAACCTCTACGGGAAGAGCGATCATGGCAGCTGGCGCCCAGACACTGAAAAAGCTTTCGTTCGAGCTTGGTGGCAAAGGTGCAAATATCATCTTCGCAGACGCTAACATCGACGATGCGCTGGCGACCTCAGTGCGTGCGGCATTCCGAAACCAGGGTGAAATCTGCCTGGCCGGATCAAGACTATTTGTACAGGACACGATTTATTCCGAGTTCGTTGAACGACTTGTTGAAAAGGTAAAACAGATCAAAGTCGGCGATCCTCTTGATCCTCAGACCCAGATGGGAGCATTAATCAGCAAAGAGCATCTGAAAAAAGTGGAGAGCTACTTAGAAATCGGCAAAAAAGAAGGCAAACTGATGACTGGCGGTCATCGCATAAGCGAACTGCCAAATGGAAATTTCTTAGCGCCCTCAGTCTTCACAGATCTACCCTTCGACTCACGATTCTGCCAGGAAGAAATTTTTGGTCCAGCCGTACCGGTAATTCCGTTTAACAGCGAAGATCAGGTTATCGAAATGACCAACAGCACACCGTATGGTCTCTCGGCAAGCGTCTGGAGCCAGGATATAGACCGCTGTCATCGAGTTGCTACCAAACTAAGATCTGGGATGGTCTGGGTAAACTGCTGGTTTGTCAGAGAACTGAGAGCACCGTTTGGCGGTCAGAAATCGTCCGGACTCGGACGCGAGGGCGGCAGATACAGTCTCGATTTCTTCTCACAAACAAAAACGATCACTTACAAATACAGAAATAAATAG
- a CDS encoding SDR family oxidoreductase codes for MGDTLDLKIKGKRALVCAASKGLGRAIALALAEEGTELIICARSKDELNAVAAEIEAKTKIKPVVVISDLSIEADRKRLIAEAEKTGGVDIIVHNTGGPKPTSVEGTTQSDWHEGFQQLFPAVADLNEAFIPHMKKNNWGRIVCVTSLSVLEPISNLAISNAMRSAVTSMLKTLADEVAKYNISVNCIAPGAIWTGRIENLIRIRREKTGQTEEEYMADYVKPIPAGRLGTPEEFAAAAVFLCSDQASYITGSTLCVDGGKRRSTV; via the coding sequence ATAGGTGACACATTGGATCTAAAAATCAAAGGAAAACGAGCACTTGTCTGCGCCGCCTCAAAGGGGCTGGGACGAGCCATTGCTCTTGCTCTAGCAGAAGAGGGCACTGAGCTGATCATCTGCGCACGCAGCAAAGACGAACTAAATGCGGTGGCAGCAGAAATCGAAGCAAAAACTAAAATCAAACCAGTAGTTGTGATCAGCGACTTGTCCATTGAAGCCGATAGGAAAAGATTGATTGCCGAAGCCGAGAAAACAGGCGGTGTAGACATCATCGTGCACAATACAGGCGGTCCAAAGCCGACTTCAGTAGAAGGCACTACACAATCAGATTGGCATGAGGGTTTTCAGCAGCTATTCCCTGCCGTCGCAGACTTAAATGAAGCGTTCATTCCTCATATGAAGAAGAACAATTGGGGTCGCATAGTCTGCGTCACATCCTTGTCTGTACTAGAACCAATAAGCAATCTGGCAATCTCTAACGCGATGCGCTCGGCAGTGACATCGATGCTCAAAACACTTGCCGATGAAGTGGCAAAATACAACATCTCAGTAAACTGCATTGCTCCGGGTGCCATCTGGACAGGGCGAATCGAAAATCTGATACGCATTCGCCGAGAAAAGACCGGTCAAACAGAGGAAGAATACATGGCTGACTATGTCAAGCCTATTCCTGCAGGCAGATTGGGTACGCCTGAGGAATTCGCAGCCGCGGCTGTCTTCCTGTGCTCCGACCAGGCTTCATACATAACCGGTTCCACCCTCTGTGTCGATGGCGGTAAGCGCAGATCGACGGTCTGA
- a CDS encoding saccharopine dehydrogenase: MKFLVLGAGRMGYAAVFDLIRSPKVEQVVVADFDIKRVETLLDLLADPKIVPVELDVKKFDEVVKLMAACDACISCVTYHHNYDLAKAALEAGTHFVDLGGNEAMVAKEFLLDDLAKERGISIMPDLGLAPGMVSMLAVNAADSLDELYEMRIRVGGLPVDPEGPLKYAQFFAIDGLINEYVEDCTVIRDGKEFQVPSLTDIEEIEFPKPFGKLEAFNTSGGISTLPKTYGGKIQHMDYKTIRYKGHCEQMYLLKHLGLMSSEPVQLPSGKVVPRDLLSDLLIKTLPQDEPDVVLVRVTVTGIKEREPVQIVWECIDYNDQADKVSAMMRMTAFPASIVAQMMARGDITDRGVLKQETSVPVKLFLAELESRGIKLTMTERAPVAT; the protein is encoded by the coding sequence GTGAAGTTTTTAGTGCTTGGCGCCGGTCGCATGGGTTATGCCGCAGTCTTCGATCTGATTCGCAGCCCCAAAGTAGAACAAGTTGTCGTAGCCGATTTCGACATCAAGCGCGTTGAAACCTTACTTGACCTTCTTGCCGATCCGAAAATCGTGCCGGTCGAACTGGACGTAAAAAAATTCGATGAAGTCGTCAAATTAATGGCAGCCTGTGATGCCTGCATTAGCTGCGTAACCTACCATCATAACTACGACCTGGCCAAAGCTGCACTGGAAGCAGGAACTCACTTCGTCGACCTGGGCGGTAACGAAGCAATGGTAGCTAAGGAATTTTTACTCGACGATCTCGCAAAAGAAAGAGGCATCTCCATCATGCCCGACCTCGGGTTGGCACCAGGGATGGTGTCAATGCTGGCTGTCAATGCGGCGGACAGTCTGGATGAACTCTATGAAATGCGTATACGTGTCGGGGGGCTTCCAGTTGATCCTGAGGGACCGTTGAAATATGCGCAGTTTTTTGCCATCGATGGTTTGATAAATGAATATGTAGAAGACTGCACGGTGATTCGCGACGGCAAGGAATTCCAGGTGCCATCGCTTACCGACATCGAAGAAATTGAGTTTCCAAAACCGTTTGGAAAGCTGGAAGCGTTCAATACTTCAGGCGGAATCTCAACGCTGCCAAAGACATATGGTGGGAAGATCCAGCACATGGATTATAAAACCATTCGCTACAAAGGTCATTGTGAGCAGATGTACCTGCTCAAGCACCTCGGTCTGATGAGTTCAGAGCCTGTACAGCTGCCTTCAGGCAAAGTCGTACCGAGAGATCTTCTGTCTGATCTGTTGATCAAAACCCTACCCCAGGATGAACCGGATGTGGTGTTGGTACGGGTAACTGTTACTGGTATCAAAGAACGCGAACCCGTGCAGATAGTGTGGGAATGTATCGACTACAACGATCAGGCCGATAAGGTTTCGGCGATGATGAGAATGACTGCGTTCCCAGCCTCCATAGTTGCTCAAATGATGGCACGCGGCGACATCACGGACAGAGGAGTGCTGAAACAAGAAACAAGCGTTCCCGTCAAACTCTTTTTGGCTGAACTGGAAAGTCGCGGCATTAAGCTGACCATGACCGAGCGAGCCCCGGTCGCAACTTAA
- a CDS encoding M20/M25/M40 family metallo-hydrolase — MPVEVDVDKVAEYAAASRQKYEQELKMLVDIPGVSMDPNRKSDIMRTAEVAARLLTEAGAKAEIIPTSGNPVVIAEMLADPGYPTVTVYNHIDVQPADPSEWQSPPFDMKIEDGTYRGRGTTDDKGPALSVLYAAKYAREQKIPINIKFIWELEEEIGSPNFEQFLHDNKAKLKTDSIVISDTIWVSRERPAIPYGLRGLQGVLVRLKTGVKDVHSGTTGGLARNPVGELAHLINECYNAKTGHVNIPGFYDDVRKISDDETNNFVASGFNVDAFMKAHELNSLRTRDAKEASQRIWALPTFEVHGITGGYHGPGVKTIVPHEAEAKISMRLVKDQDPEKIFALFKSFVKEKCPDAEVLPEGALRPYLGEFGGPYNEAASAAMKAAFGKEAAFTREGGSIGAVVSMHDILNKPIVFLGLSLPEHGYHAINENFDWQQAGGGIKMFVHYFNALSKLKQ, encoded by the coding sequence ATGCCAGTCGAAGTCGATGTAGATAAGGTCGCTGAGTACGCTGCCGCGTCTCGTCAGAAGTACGAGCAAGAGCTGAAGATGCTCGTTGATATTCCAGGCGTCAGCATGGATCCCAATCGGAAGTCAGACATAATGCGCACAGCCGAAGTGGCAGCACGCTTGCTGACAGAGGCTGGCGCAAAGGCTGAAATTATTCCTACCAGTGGTAATCCAGTCGTGATTGCTGAAATGCTTGCCGATCCTGGATACCCGACCGTCACGGTCTACAATCATATTGATGTGCAACCAGCAGATCCGTCAGAATGGCAATCGCCTCCGTTCGATATGAAGATCGAAGACGGGACCTATCGTGGTCGAGGCACAACCGACGATAAAGGTCCGGCGCTGTCAGTACTTTACGCGGCAAAATACGCGCGCGAGCAAAAGATTCCAATCAACATCAAATTCATCTGGGAGTTAGAAGAAGAGATTGGCAGTCCAAACTTTGAACAGTTTTTGCATGACAATAAGGCAAAACTCAAAACTGATTCAATTGTGATTTCAGACACTATCTGGGTCTCACGAGAAAGACCAGCTATTCCTTATGGTTTACGAGGACTGCAAGGTGTGCTTGTCCGCCTCAAGACCGGAGTCAAAGACGTTCACTCCGGCACCACGGGCGGTTTAGCTCGCAACCCAGTGGGAGAATTGGCACATCTCATTAACGAGTGCTATAACGCCAAAACTGGGCACGTGAACATTCCGGGCTTCTACGACGATGTCCGGAAAATTTCCGACGACGAAACAAATAACTTCGTCGCCTCTGGGTTTAACGTCGATGCCTTCATGAAAGCGCATGAACTGAATTCGCTGCGCACACGAGATGCCAAAGAAGCATCCCAGCGCATTTGGGCACTGCCAACTTTCGAAGTACATGGTATCACGGGCGGTTATCACGGTCCGGGCGTCAAAACGATTGTGCCCCATGAAGCAGAAGCTAAAATCAGTATGCGCCTGGTCAAGGATCAAGATCCAGAGAAGATTTTTGCGTTGTTCAAGAGCTTCGTAAAAGAAAAATGTCCTGACGCTGAAGTCTTGCCGGAAGGTGCGCTTCGTCCCTATCTGGGAGAATTCGGCGGTCCTTACAACGAGGCTGCAAGTGCCGCCATGAAAGCTGCCTTCGGTAAAGAAGCCGCTTTCACTAGAGAAGGTGGCTCAATTGGTGCCGTGGTGAGTATGCACGATATTCTCAATAAGCCGATTGTATTTCTAGGTCTTTCATTACCTGAACACGGATACCATGCCATTAACGAGAACTTTGACTGGCAGCAAGCCGGAGGCGGCATAAAAATGTTCGTACACTATTTCAATGCTTTATCCAAGCTGAAGCAATAA
- a CDS encoding peptidase U62 has translation MVHYSEPGLCSTRKTVSSEPAPFASKTNTKSKSKANYGQTDKKTTGSSSQGPSDGAAVVADNPIIQTMDAELKRSLAKLRNAGKVPLYYLAYRLYEGNWEKISATNGAILDDYPNNSWRMLAVDLRVGTPKFDNTHFLRGKNSSSPHQYEKSTTLSSTLPSDGAGIPLQECLWLKTDEAYKAAQQRYSELVANNEVMSDEDDKSDDFSSQPIHKYISPIKEIKFDRALWRERVRRLSLIFLKHPLLLQNSTVAFVSEPQLRYFVNSEGSKIIEQHLDYHLMIVANTLADDGMALSLNDTISRPDASLFPDEKELAARVEKLANKLEQLRKAPVAEPFVGPAILSGKAAAVFFHESFGHRVEAVHEKSENEGKTFAKKLGTQVMPRFLTVVDDPTLEKWNGEYLNGHYKYDDEGVPGQAVTLAKSGVLTGFLLNRTMVQGFSRSNGHGRSSPGWNPVARQANLIVNADPKKQVPFEKLRALLIGQLKKEHKPYGLLFDEIQGGHTYTARGSEQTYYINPLIVYKIFADGKPDQLIRGAEIIGTPLAALEHVIAAGEERSVFNGVCGRESGPVPVSAVAPSLLIESMETKRSAKSFDKVPILPPPGNNTKVETKPPSEHSSKGGSQ, from the coding sequence ATGGTCCACTATTCGGAACCGGGACTGTGTTCAACCAGAAAGACTGTAAGCTCCGAGCCTGCACCGTTTGCTTCTAAAACAAACACCAAGTCAAAAAGCAAGGCCAATTATGGACAGACAGACAAAAAGACGACCGGCTCTTCCAGCCAGGGACCAAGCGACGGTGCGGCTGTGGTGGCGGACAATCCTATTATCCAGACCATGGATGCCGAACTGAAACGCTCACTGGCAAAACTTCGAAACGCCGGCAAAGTTCCACTCTATTATCTGGCATACAGACTATACGAGGGAAACTGGGAGAAGATTTCAGCGACGAACGGCGCCATTCTGGATGACTATCCCAATAATTCCTGGCGTATGCTGGCGGTTGATTTGCGCGTCGGTACGCCTAAATTCGATAACACACATTTTTTGCGAGGAAAGAATTCCTCCTCACCGCATCAATACGAGAAATCGACTACCTTGTCCTCGACCTTGCCCAGCGATGGTGCTGGAATTCCATTACAGGAATGTTTGTGGTTAAAGACTGACGAAGCCTATAAAGCGGCGCAGCAGCGCTACTCCGAACTGGTAGCAAATAATGAGGTAATGTCGGACGAAGACGACAAATCTGATGACTTTTCATCGCAGCCAATTCACAAATACATCTCTCCAATCAAAGAAATCAAATTTGACAGAGCGTTATGGCGTGAGCGCGTCAGAAGGCTGTCCTTGATCTTCCTTAAACATCCTCTTCTTTTGCAGAATTCAACCGTAGCATTCGTAAGCGAGCCTCAATTACGTTACTTCGTCAACAGTGAGGGCTCGAAAATAATTGAACAGCACCTCGACTACCATCTTATGATTGTTGCTAATACCCTGGCTGATGATGGAATGGCGCTCTCATTGAACGACACTATTTCGCGGCCGGACGCATCCCTTTTCCCGGACGAAAAGGAACTGGCTGCAAGAGTAGAAAAACTGGCAAACAAATTAGAGCAATTGCGTAAGGCACCAGTAGCGGAGCCATTTGTCGGGCCGGCAATTCTTTCAGGAAAAGCAGCGGCTGTGTTTTTCCACGAGAGTTTTGGCCACAGGGTGGAGGCCGTGCATGAAAAAAGTGAGAACGAAGGCAAAACCTTCGCAAAAAAACTGGGCACCCAGGTGATGCCCAGGTTCTTAACGGTTGTCGATGATCCTACTCTTGAAAAATGGAACGGGGAGTACCTAAACGGTCATTACAAATATGATGACGAGGGTGTGCCAGGACAGGCAGTCACTCTGGCCAAAAGCGGTGTACTGACCGGTTTTCTACTAAACAGAACGATGGTGCAGGGGTTCTCCAGGTCAAACGGTCACGGGCGCTCGTCTCCGGGATGGAATCCGGTTGCAAGACAGGCGAACTTGATAGTCAACGCTGATCCCAAAAAACAGGTTCCATTCGAAAAGCTTAGAGCCCTGCTGATAGGCCAGCTCAAAAAAGAACACAAGCCATACGGACTTCTGTTTGACGAAATTCAAGGCGGTCATACTTACACAGCCAGAGGTTCGGAACAAACTTATTACATCAACCCGCTCATCGTCTACAAGATATTCGCCGACGGTAAGCCCGATCAACTCATTCGCGGTGCAGAGATCATCGGCACGCCACTAGCAGCGCTTGAACATGTAATAGCGGCCGGCGAAGAGAGATCGGTATTCAATGGTGTTTGCGGAAGAGAGTCAGGTCCGGTTCCGGTCTCGGCAGTGGCACCCAGCCTGCTGATTGAAAGCATGGAAACAAAGCGTTCTGCGAAATCTTTCGACAAAGTGCCGATACTGCCACCACCTGGAAACAATACAAAAGTTGAAACGAAGCCGCCATCCGAGCACTCCTCGAAAGGTGGCAGTCAATGA